CAGATAGGGGAAGAGTGTATGGTTGTGGTCGAAGGGGGGCGCGTGATTGCGTTGACCAAGAAGATGCCGTTGCATTATGACTATGCCGGAGAAGGCGTGGGATTTCTCAAGATCCGGCATGCCGATGGGCCGTCTGTTGTGGCGTCGCTCAGAACTCATGTGGATCATGAGGCCTGGCAGATGGAATACGAGGATGCTCTTTTCGAATTTTTTCGTGACGTGAAAGTCGGCCATGAGAAAATTGGAGGACTCCCCTGGACCGAAATCGACTTTGTGGAGGATGTATCGAAAGCGGAACGGGATGTGTTGCCGAAACTGTAGCTGTGCCGTTGGTGGAGTGTTCCTCGTGAAGCACCGACCGGGTTTGCGAGATACGAGAGACGAGATAATATGAGCGAGAGCCTCATTCAAAAACGTGCCGATGTGCAAGGACTGAGCACGGCAATTCTCTTGCCGTCGACGAGTCTGTTCGGAGAGCCTGCTGGATCGCATGCCGATGAGGTGGGTCCGCTGACCAGCGTTGTCGGCATCGGCCTTTTTCAGCGAGCCGTGCTGACCATGCAGCGAGCCGGTATCAGACAGCTCATGGTGCTGGTCGGGCCGGAGGAGAATCAGCTCAGACAGGCGTTGAGCAAAGGACCACGTGTGACAGTTCCCGTGCGCTGGATGCCGATTCGCGAGTTTCCGCTGGATGATCCCCGTACGTGGGAATCGCTTGCTGCCGAAGTGCGGGGTTTCTGTCTTCTGTCCAGCGTGCAGGCTGTATTTGCGAGCCGCCTGATCGAGAGTCTGCGCCAGGAGGTGCAGGAGGGGCAGGCTCTTGTTGTGGCACGGGCGGACAGCGGGCGAGATCGACGGCCATGCCGTTCGGATTTACGTGTGAAGGTGCGGTCCGGTCGGCTTGTCTCGATCACGTCGCGACAAGATGATGCGACACTGGTGGTGACAGACCTCGTGGTGCTCCCGGCAAGTTTCATGAGTGTGGTCGGTCAAGTTGGTGTGGAAGCCGGCACGGTGCCGATTCGTCGATGGCTTGAACGTGCCGCGGTGGACGGATACGTGCGGGTGTTGTCTACGGAAACGAATCGGGCCCATTGGTATCAAGACGTGCGCGACGCTGCGGATGTGCAGGCTGCTGAGAAAAAGCTCTTCAATTCCCTCAAGGGCGAGTTCGAAGGGTTTGTCGACAGGTTTTTCAATCGGAAGGTGTCTCGCTGGTTCACACGTATATTTCTTGCCATAGGTTTCTCACCAAACGCCATCACGATCCTGGCGAGCTTGATTGGCCTGGTTGCGGCCGCCGGCTTCGGTGTCGGGACGTACAATGCCGGCATCGTTGCCGCGGTACTGTTTCAACTGGCGGCGATCATCGATTGCTGCGATGGTGAGCTGGCCAGACTGACCTTCACCGAGTCGCCCTTCGGCGCCTGGCTTGATATCGCGATGGACAACGTGGTGCACATGGCGATCTTTGCCGGCATTGCCGTGGGCTCATACGTGCACCTGGCTGGGAGCGATGGGGCTTGGGTTCCGCTCGCCCTTGGTGCGGCAGCAGTGATTGGGAACGGGCTTTCATATTGGCTTGTCACCCGCGCGCAGAAAATTAAGTCTACGAGCGGCTGGAAAACACCGGTGCAGGCTGCCTGGTCGGATTTCATGCTGAAAAATGTCGCGAGCCGAGACTTCTCCGTCATCGTGCTGATTTTTGCGGCGATCGGCAAGCTCGATTGGTTCCTCTGGGTGGCCGCGATCGGATCCGTGGTGTTCTCGATCATTATGCTCTGGGTGATCAGACCGTCCGCCACTACCCGTGCTTAAGATAGTCCTACTTTTTGTCGGCCTCATCACCCTCGGATTCCTCGTCTGGCATATCGGCCCCGGGCGTATCTACGATGCGGCATCACAACTCGGGCCGGTCGCACTCCTCGTCCTGCTGATTCCCTCCTGCATCATGTACGCCATCGATGCCTACGGGTGGAAAATCACGCTTGGCCCCTCGGCGAAGCATCTTCCCTTCTGGCGCGTGCTCGCGATAAGGACAGCCGGTGAAGTGGTGAACATGACCACGCCGACCGCCTACGTTGGGGGCGAACCGCTCAAGGCCTATCTGCTCACGAAACATCGAGTGCCGATGGTGGAAGGGCTTGCCTCGGTCGTCATTGCAAAAACGACGATGGCGATTGCCGAGGCGGTCTTCATCCTTCTGGGCATTGCGCTCGCGTTCTGGAGTATCGGTGCCGACGGCTCATCCGGGCAGACCATCGCAGCGGCGCTGGTCAGTGTCGGCCTGCTGGTGCTCGTCACCGCCGCCCTCGTGTTTGTGCAGCAGCAAGGGTTCTTTACATCGCTGTTGAAATTTGCACGGAAAATCGGGCTCAAGATTCATTACTTCGAAGTGCGTGAGAAGAAGCTCCTCTCGCTGGATCGAACGATTTTGGATTTTTACCGAGACAACCGCCTGACCTTTTGTTCTTCCATCGGACTGTTCTTTGCCGGTTGGCTGGCGGAGGCGGTTGAGGTCTACGTCATCATTTATTTGCTCGGTGGCCCGGCTATGGCGCTCTCCGCCATCGCCATCAGCGCCCTGTCCGTCTTCATCAAAAGCGGCACCTTCTTCATCCCCGGCAGTCTTGGCGCTCAAGACGGAGGCAATATGCTCTTGTTGAAAGCCTTTGGGTATTCCGATGTCACCGGCATCACCTTCGCGTTGCTTCGGCGGTTCCGCGAGTTGGTGTGGATCGGCGTGGGGTTGGTGTGCTTAACCCTCGCCGGTGGGATGGCAACGGTCATTCGAGAAAGTCGCGCCGACGATTTATGAAATCGTTCCTGACGGCAGTCATTGTCCGAGGGAATCAGACCGTCTTCCGTGACTCATGCTCAAGCTTGCCCTCATCTGTGCCGGCCTCTTCGCAATCGGGCTCATCGTCTGGCATGTCGGGCCCGAGCGCATCTACGATGCGGCGGCGCAACTCGGCCCGGGCGCCCTGATCGTCCTGTTGATTCCCTCCACCATCATGTACCTCATTGAAGCCTACGGATGGAAAGTCACGCTGGGGCCATCGGCCAAGAATATTCCCTTCTGGCGCGTGTTCGTGATCAAGACTGCCGGTGAAGTCGTCAATCTGACGACACCGGCCGGCTACATCGGCGGCGAGCCGGTCAAAGCCCATCTGCTCACGAGGCATCAGGTGCCCATGGTGGAGGGGCTTGCCTCGGTCGTGATCGCGAAAACGACGAAGACGGTCGCCGAAGTGCTCTTCATTCTCTTGGGCATCACGCTCGCGTTCTGGAGAACCGACAGCGACGGCTCACTGGAACAGACCGTCGTTGCGTCGCTGGTCAGTGTCGCAACGCTGCTCTTCGTGACCGCGTCGCTGGTGCTCGCGCAGCGGCGAGGATTCTTTACGTGGCTATTGCAATTTACCCGGAAAATCGGGCTCAAGATTGCTTTTCTCGAATCGCGTGAGGAAAAAATACGGTCACTGGATCGGATGATCTTGGACTACTACAGCCACAATCGGAAGGCTGTCTACTCATCGACCGGAGTCTTCTTTCTGAGTTGGCTGTCGGAAGCCTTCGAAGTGTACCTCATCATCTGGCTTCTGGGGGGGCCTGCGACGGCCCTCTCCGCCATCTCTATCAACGCCCTCTCTGTCTTCATCAAAGGAGGCAGTTTTTTCATCCCCGGCAGTCTTGGCGCCCAAGACATCGGGAACTTTCTCCTGCTGAAGGACTTCGGTTATTCGGACGTCGCCAGCATGACCTTTGCCTTGGTGAGACGATATCGAGAGGTGGTCTGGATCGTGATCGGGTTAGTCTGTCTCGCGACGTTACGTGGGCGAGCAGCGGTTATTCAGGAGAGCCGCACACCCGACTCAGGAATTGGTTCCTGACCCTTAACCGGAGGCTCGCCCGATTTAACTGGATGCCGGCAACCACATTTATGGTATGCTTCTTGACAATGCTCTGCGTGATGAGGCCTTCCCCCACAACCCATGCTTAAAATTTCCCTCCTTTTTATGGGGCTTCTGACCCTCGGGCTCATCGTCTGGCATGTCGGCCCAGGGCGCATTTACGACGTGACGGCGCAGCTCGGGCCGGTGGCGCTCCTTGTCATGCTGATTCCATCCGTCATCATGTACGTGGTCGAGGCATATGGATGGAAAGTGACGCTGGGTCCCTCGGCCAAGCACATTCCGTTTTGGCGCGTGCTCGCGATCCGGACAGCGGGGGAAGTTGTGAACATGACCACGCCGGCGGGCTACTCCGGGGGTGAGCCGCTCAAGGCCCATCTGTTGAAGAAACGCAACGTACCGATGGTAGACGGGGTCACCTCGGTCGTCATTGCGAAAACGACGATGACAGTTGCCGAAGTGTTGTTCATCCTCCTCGGCATCGGACTGGGGATGTGGCTGTTAGGCGGGAACGATTCATCCGGCCAGACCCTGGCCGCCGCACTTTTCAGCGTCGGCCTGCTGGCCTTCGGGACTGCTGCGTTTGTCTTTGTGCAGCGGCAAGGACTCTTTACCTGGTCATTGCAGTTTCTACGGAAGGTCGGACTGAAGATTCGTTATCTCGAAGCGCGCGAGGAAAAATTACGCTCGCTGGATCGGACGATCTTAGATTTTTACCGCCATCACCGCCCGGTCTTTTATGCGTCCACCGGGTTATTCTTTCTCGGTTGGATGGCGGAAGCATTGGAAGTGTACGTCATCATCTATTTTCTCGGCGGTCCCGCCCTGGCCCTGTCCGCCATTTCGATCGGCGCCCTCTCGGTCTTCATCAAGGGAGGCACCTTCTTCATCCCAGGCAGCCTGGGTGCCCAGGACGGCGGGAATTTGTTCTTGCTGAACGCCTTCGGTTACTCCGACGTCGCCGGCATCACCTTCGCGCTACTGAGGCGATTTCGTGAACTTGCCTGGATCGGAATCGGGCTCCTCTGTCTCGCGCTGCTGCGCGGGCATATCGCGAAAATTCCAGAAATCCGCACCCTCGATCCAGAAGTTGGCCCCTAATATCTGATCTCTTTTCCCATCCTCTGTTCGAGAAGGGAGGCGGGGGCGGCCTGGTTGATCTCTCACTGCGCGCGTCCGACGAAATACCGGTGCTCCTTCGAAGCTTGCTCGTTGTTCCTTTAGGGAGGGCACCCCTTGTCGGTCCGACTGCGGCCGTCGAGCGAGGCCCTTCTTAGGGCGCGCGCTCCGGGAGCAACGGACCGACAGGGGTGTCCTCCCGTTCGTTTGTGCTAGGATGCCTGCATGTCGGCGCTTAAGCTGCTCCTTTGGGCCTTTCTTGCCATCCTCGGTGCCGTCGCCCTCGCCTTTGTTACTGGCCTTATAAATCCCCACGAAAAGGTCAACGGCCTCTGGCTGGTCGTGGCGGCGGCCTGCATCTATGTGCTGGCTTTTCGCTTCTATGGCCGGTGGATTGCGAAGAGTGTAACCGAACTGAATGATCAGCGCGTCACCCCGGCTGTCCGGTTGAATGACGGAGTCAACTTTCATCCCACCAACAAGTACGTCCTCTTCGGTCATCACTTTGCGGCGATTGCCGGTGCTGGGCCGTTACTGGGGCCTGTGTTAGCGGCGCAGTTCGGATTCTTGCCTGGTTTTCTCTGGCTCGTGATCGGTGCGGTGTTGGCTGGGGCGGTGCAGGACTTCATCGTTCTCGTTGCCTCGATGCGGCGAAATGGCCGCTCGCTACCTGAAATTGCGAGGGATGAACTGGGCCTTGTCACAGGTACTGCGACGGCGGTGGCGGTCCTCTTCATCGTGATCGTGGCGCTGGCAGGGCTGGGCTTTGCCGTCGTGAATGCGCTCTATCTCAATGCCTGGGGTACCTTCACGATTGCGATGACGATTCCTATCGGTCTCTTCATGGGTTTCTATCTTCAAAGGTTCCGGCCAGGACAGGTGGCGGAAGTCTCCCTGCTTGGTGTGGTGCTGCTGATTGCGGTTGTGATCTTTGGACGAGTGGTGGCGCAGTCTTCAATTGCAGGCTGGTTCGAGCTCGAGCGAACGACGCTGGTCTGGGGACTGGCCGGCTATGGGTTTCTCGCATCCGTGTTGCCGGGCTGGATGCTTCTGGTGCCGCGCGGATATCTCTCAACCTTCATGAAGCTCGGCGTGGTGGCATTGCTGGGGGTGGGGGTGATTCTCATAGCGCCGACGATCGAGATGCCGCGCGTGACGATATTTGCCAGCGGAGGCGGACCGATCATTCCCGGGACGCTCTTTCCCTTCCTCTTTATCACCATTGCCTGCGGAGCCATCTCTGGCTTTCATTCGCTGGTCTCTTCCGGTACGACGCCGAAGATGATTGAACAGGAATCCCAAGCCACGGTCGGCTATGGGGCGATGTTATTGGAGAGCTTTGTCGGCGTGATGGCGCTCATTGCAGCTTCTGTGCTTATTCCCGGCGATTATCTGGCGATCAACACCATGCTCTCACCCGAGACTCTGGCTGCAATGGGGTTTCCTGTCTCGCGGATTCAGGAGCTTTCACGTCTTGTCGAGGTGGAGGTGACGGGCCGGCCAGGCGGGGCCGTGTCTCTGGCGGTCGGCATGGCGGCGATTTTTTCTGCGCTCCCTGGTATGGCTGGCCTGATGGCCTACTGGTATCAATTTGCGCTGGTGTTCGAAGCCCTGTTCATTTTGACGACGATCGACACTGGCACACGCGTGGGGCGCTATCTTATCCAGGAGCTGGGTGGACGTGTGTATGCTCCGTTGAGGCGGATGAATTGGTGGCCTGGTGTGGCAGTGAGCAGCGGACTCATCGTTGGAGCCTGGGGCTATCTCATCGGGACCGGCAGTATCTCGACGCTCTGGCCGATGTTCGGTGCAGCGAATCAGTTGCTTGGCACGTTGGCCCTCTGTATCGGAACGACGGTGCTTATCAAGATGTGGAAGGCGCAGTATCTCTGGATCACGCTGTTGCCAATGCTGTTTGTCGGGACCATCACCTTGATGGGGTCTTACGAAATGTTCGGCTTATTCGTGACCAAGGCCTCGTCCCTTGCCGACAGCGGCCAGGCCGTTGCTTTGTATTTGGATGCGGGGCTGGTGGCGGTGGTGGCCTTGCTCGCGGTGATCGTCTTGGGCGATAGTATCAGACAGTGGTATGGCTATCTTGTCTTGAAGCGGCCTTTCACCAGCAGCGAAGTGGTGGTGATGGCCGGTGGGAGTTCGCCAGGAAGATTGCAGATGACGATTTGTCAGGATGAGGAGCAGCGGGTGCAGTTGCCCGGGGGAGGGTGCTGCTAGGGGGGGGGGAAGAGATGGAGCCTGATGATCTTCTGTGCTCGCGCAACGCGCGGCCTCCGAAGGCCCTCGCGCGGGCTCATGGCACGTCCCGGGAAATCGATTGCGAAGCAATCGGAGGGTAGGGCGGGTGAAAAATATCTGCCAGTGGGCGGGCGGGTGAGAAAGCTGCGCGCAGTGGGAGATCGAGCAGGCCACTCCTTGAGATATCGAAGAGAGTTTCTTGAGAACATAAATGGTTGAAGTGATGAGAGGAGGGGATCGTGGCGGAGCAGTTTTCATTTGATGCCGTTTCAGAAGTGAACATGCAAGAGATGAAGAATGTCGTCGATCAGGCGACGAAGGAGATCAAGCAGCGGTTCGACTTCAAAGACTCGAAGACGGAGATTACGTTGAAGGAGAAGGAAAAGGAGCTGGTTCTGGTGTCCGACGACGAATATAAACTCAATGCGGTGAACGATATCATCAAAACCAAGTGCGTAAAGCGCGGGGTCTCACTAAAGGCGTTTACCTATGGGAATATAGAGCCGGCGCTGAGCGGGACGGTGCGTCAGGTGGCGAAGATTCAAAACGGGATCGCGGTGGACAAGGCGAAAGAGGTGGCGAAGGCCATCAAGGAGTCCAAGTTGAAAGTGCAGGCACAGATTCAGGGCGAGCAAGTTCGAGTGCTGAGCAAGAGCAAGGATGAACTCCAGGCGGCTATGGCGTTTCTCAGGGGCAAAGATTTTGGGATTGATCTTCAGTTCACCAATTACCGCTAATGCGGGATGGTGAAAAATGCCGCCAGCGTTGTTCTCGCATCGTTCAGGCCCTCAACGTACCGCAAGGGTACGCCTCGGGTCTTCACTCGCTGCGGTCTCGCTGAACGACATTTTTGACCATCCCGTAAGATCTCGTCTTGTGCATGGCTAGAATTCTTTTTCTCGCTCTTCTGCTGGCACTATCCATTACAGGATGTGATCGCAGCGATCCTATCGTCGTGATTCAGCTCCATCCGAAGAATCCCGACATCATCTACGTCGCGACGAACGACTACATCTACAAGACGCGTGATGGAGGCCAGACTTGGGCCAATCTGTCACATGGGATGAGTCACTCGCGGGTGATTTCGATGGCGATTGATCCGGCCTATCCCGCCACGGTCTATGCCGGTACGAAAGGCGATGCGGTGTACAAGAGTTACGATGGAGGGCAGCGTTGGGTTTCACAACGAACTGGACTGGACGATGTGACGATCTCTTCCGTGGTCAACCAGTTTCTCTTCGATCCGACGGACAACACTCATTTGTTCGTTGCGACAACGATGGGCATATTTGAAACGAAGAATGCCGGAGACAGTTGGACGAAGCGAATGGACGGTATGAAAGAAGTGCTGATGGTGATGACGCTCGGGCTGGACCCCACGAGGCCATCGATTCTCTATGCGGGCACGAGCGGCGGTGTCTATAAATCGCTCGATCAAGCCGGTCGTTGGGAGAAAGTGAACAGCGGACTCGTGGATCCTGCCATCATTAAATCATCGCGTGCGTTAAACGTCACAGCGATTCTGGTCGATCCCTATGAAGCAGACACGGTTTATGCCTCGACGCTCGAAGGGCTCTATAAGTCAACGGATGCGGCGGCGTCGTGGGTGCGCATCGGCCAGTCGCTGCAGGATCAAATGGTGTTTTCGATGGTCTTGGATCGGACGAGAAGGGGCGTGATCTACTTGGGTGGGCGAGAAGGCATCCACCGGAGCGAAGATGGCGGGAGCACATGGACCGCACTGAATAGGGGGTTGGCAACTCTGAACGTGCGTTCCCTGGCGCAGAGCCTCATTGATCCGCAGATCTTTTACCTGGGGACGAACGGGAGCGGCTTGTATAAGAGTCGGAATAGGGGAGAGGAGTGGGAACCGGTCCCCACCGTTCTGCCTGGCTAGATGAGGTTATTGTTGTGGGCCGGAGTTTTGTTGCTGGATGGTCGAACCGACTGACGACGACCCGAACGACGAGCCAACGCTCGACTCCTCGAGGCTTGAGCCGACGCTAGAGCCACCAAAGCTCGACCCTATCGTCGAATCCGATAGACTTGATCCCACTGTAGAACGCTGCAGCGAAGAGCCAACCGCCGAAGATGATTCGTGGTTCAAGGTGGACTGGCCGATCGAAGGGCCCGCACGGCCTGTGGCACCGATCCCAAACCCTGCCGGGCCTGAACCGCCGATATCGTGGCTATTTTTCGATGACGTGCCTATGTTTTGGCCGGACACGCCTTCTGCACCGATCGCGTTGCCGGTTTTCGGGGTTTTCCCAATGTTCGGCCCTGCGGCTGGTGCCGTGCCAATACTTGTGCCGGTCTTTGGTCCTGTTGGGAGCTCCGGCGCACGGATGTCCCTCTCAATCGATTCTTCCATGTCACGTATCGCGCGCGTCTCCCGACCCGAGTGTTCAAAGCTCCCTGAGTCACGAGCCTTGGTCGAGGTGTTGATGCGTTCGAGCGTCGCGCGCAGCTTCTTCAGATCAGCGCGGGCTTTGGCGACAGTCGGGATCATTTCCCGGAGCATGATGCCGCGTGAGGCCATCGAATGATTCGACAGATTGGCTTGGGCGGATTTGAGGAGATCTCCAACCTCGTCTCCCATGTCTTCGATCTGTTGAAGTTCAAAAAGGTCGGTTTTGCAGCAACCGAGGAAGTGACGATACTTGGTCAGGAAAGACGATACGTCGCTCTGCAGATTTTCGACCTTGAAGTCATGTACCGGTTTGTTTCTCGTGGATGTTCCCCCTTCTTGTTCTGTTGTGTTGATTTCTTCCTTTTCAACAATTGGCAGGCACCCTGGTCCTTGCTTTGCCGAATACTGCCGATCAGGTTTCTGATCGGGGCACCAATAGAGAGGTGATGCCGCTGACGCCGCTTTGACTGTTATACCGTTGAACGTAAAGGTGCCCCCCCCAATCACAACAATCAGGCAGAGCGTTCTCACGGTTATGAATGATCGCATCAGATCATTCTCAATCCGACTCGAATTCTTGTCAATAAAACTCTCAACTTCGTAGGCTTGAGGACTCTTCAGTGGCCATGAGCCAATGGCTATGCTCCTGCCAATTTCTCACCGGACATGTATTCACGTGGCGATTAAGGGAAATGATAGGGCTCACTGTGTTGCCCAAGAGGTGATGGAGCTTCACTAGCGTGGCCTGGCGGAGCGAACACCACACGGCGAGAGCTTGATTGTTAGGCGTCACCATCCTGCCTGATGCACTCCGGTGACCTAAGCAGTATGAGCGAAATCCCGACATACCGACGATTTTCCCACACCCCTCCAGATGGCGCACACGTTTCCCTCGTCAAAAACCAGAGAGTCTTAGACTTCATAAGTCCATGTATTTCCTGTTGACAAGTCTTTTTTGCGGTGTATACTGCCTGCGCTGGTGGGAGAAAGTGGGTGAATCTGGCCGTAAATGATTTATGGAGGCTCCGCGACATATTCCGGTTATGGCGGATGAGGTCCTGTTTTGGCTAGTTCATGAAGGTGCCCGAATCTATCTTGATTGTACCGTGGGATACAGTGGGCATGCTGAAAAACTTCTTGAAGCGACTGGTCCAGACAGCAGGCTTATAGGGCTTGATCGTGATGCAGCAGCCATAGCAGCGAGTCGAGACAGGCTCGCGCGATTTGGGGACCGTGTGCGC
The nucleotide sequence above comes from Nitrospirota bacterium. Encoded proteins:
- a CDS encoding flippase-like domain-containing protein translates to MLKISLLFMGLLTLGLIVWHVGPGRIYDVTAQLGPVALLVMLIPSVIMYVVEAYGWKVTLGPSAKHIPFWRVLAIRTAGEVVNMTTPAGYSGGEPLKAHLLKKRNVPMVDGVTSVVIAKTTMTVAEVLFILLGIGLGMWLLGGNDSSGQTLAAALFSVGLLAFGTAAFVFVQRQGLFTWSLQFLRKVGLKIRYLEAREEKLRSLDRTILDFYRHHRPVFYASTGLFFLGWMAEALEVYVIIYFLGGPALALSAISIGALSVFIKGGTFFIPGSLGAQDGGNLFLLNAFGYSDVAGITFALLRRFRELAWIGIGLLCLALLRGHIAKIPEIRTLDPEVGP
- a CDS encoding YajQ family cyclic di-GMP-binding protein, which translates into the protein MAEQFSFDAVSEVNMQEMKNVVDQATKEIKQRFDFKDSKTEITLKEKEKELVLVSDDEYKLNAVNDIIKTKCVKRGVSLKAFTYGNIEPALSGTVRQVAKIQNGIAVDKAKEVAKAIKESKLKVQAQIQGEQVRVLSKSKDELQAAMAFLRGKDFGIDLQFTNYR
- a CDS encoding carbon starvation protein A, giving the protein MSALKLLLWAFLAILGAVALAFVTGLINPHEKVNGLWLVVAAACIYVLAFRFYGRWIAKSVTELNDQRVTPAVRLNDGVNFHPTNKYVLFGHHFAAIAGAGPLLGPVLAAQFGFLPGFLWLVIGAVLAGAVQDFIVLVASMRRNGRSLPEIARDELGLVTGTATAVAVLFIVIVALAGLGFAVVNALYLNAWGTFTIAMTIPIGLFMGFYLQRFRPGQVAEVSLLGVVLLIAVVIFGRVVAQSSIAGWFELERTTLVWGLAGYGFLASVLPGWMLLVPRGYLSTFMKLGVVALLGVGVILIAPTIEMPRVTIFASGGGPIIPGTLFPFLFITIACGAISGFHSLVSSGTTPKMIEQESQATVGYGAMLLESFVGVMALIAASVLIPGDYLAINTMLSPETLAAMGFPVSRIQELSRLVEVEVTGRPGGAVSLAVGMAAIFSALPGMAGLMAYWYQFALVFEALFILTTIDTGTRVGRYLIQELGGRVYAPLRRMNWWPGVAVSSGLIVGAWGYLIGTGSISTLWPMFGAANQLLGTLALCIGTTVLIKMWKAQYLWITLLPMLFVGTITLMGSYEMFGLFVTKASSLADSGQAVALYLDAGLVAVVALLAVIVLGDSIRQWYGYLVLKRPFTSSEVVVMAGGSSPGRLQMTICQDEEQRVQLPGGGCC
- a CDS encoding flippase-like domain-containing protein, with the protein product MLKLALICAGLFAIGLIVWHVGPERIYDAAAQLGPGALIVLLIPSTIMYLIEAYGWKVTLGPSAKNIPFWRVFVIKTAGEVVNLTTPAGYIGGEPVKAHLLTRHQVPMVEGLASVVIAKTTKTVAEVLFILLGITLAFWRTDSDGSLEQTVVASLVSVATLLFVTASLVLAQRRGFFTWLLQFTRKIGLKIAFLESREEKIRSLDRMILDYYSHNRKAVYSSTGVFFLSWLSEAFEVYLIIWLLGGPATALSAISINALSVFIKGGSFFIPGSLGAQDIGNFLLLKDFGYSDVASMTFALVRRYREVVWIVIGLVCLATLRGRAAVIQESRTPDSGIGS
- a CDS encoding CDP-alcohol phosphatidyltransferase family protein, which gives rise to MSESLIQKRADVQGLSTAILLPSTSLFGEPAGSHADEVGPLTSVVGIGLFQRAVLTMQRAGIRQLMVLVGPEENQLRQALSKGPRVTVPVRWMPIREFPLDDPRTWESLAAEVRGFCLLSSVQAVFASRLIESLRQEVQEGQALVVARADSGRDRRPCRSDLRVKVRSGRLVSITSRQDDATLVVTDLVVLPASFMSVVGQVGVEAGTVPIRRWLERAAVDGYVRVLSTETNRAHWYQDVRDAADVQAAEKKLFNSLKGEFEGFVDRFFNRKVSRWFTRIFLAIGFSPNAITILASLIGLVAAAGFGVGTYNAGIVAAVLFQLAAIIDCCDGELARLTFTESPFGAWLDIAMDNVVHMAIFAGIAVGSYVHLAGSDGAWVPLALGAAAVIGNGLSYWLVTRAQKIKSTSGWKTPVQAAWSDFMLKNVASRDFSVIVLIFAAIGKLDWFLWVAAIGSVVFSIIMLWVIRPSATTRA
- a CDS encoding flippase-like domain-containing protein, with the protein product MLKIVLLFVGLITLGFLVWHIGPGRIYDAASQLGPVALLVLLIPSCIMYAIDAYGWKITLGPSAKHLPFWRVLAIRTAGEVVNMTTPTAYVGGEPLKAYLLTKHRVPMVEGLASVVIAKTTMAIAEAVFILLGIALAFWSIGADGSSGQTIAAALVSVGLLVLVTAALVFVQQQGFFTSLLKFARKIGLKIHYFEVREKKLLSLDRTILDFYRDNRLTFCSSIGLFFAGWLAEAVEVYVIIYLLGGPAMALSAIAISALSVFIKSGTFFIPGSLGAQDGGNMLLLKAFGYSDVTGITFALLRRFRELVWIGVGLVCLTLAGGMATVIRESRADDL